ACCCTCATGAACCTCAAGAATGTCTAATTCACGTTGGGAGAATTTAACATCTTGGTTCATTTTAATTCGATCCGCACCTGCCGCTGCATCACTTACTATCCCGTCCGACAGCATCACCTGTACATCGAGCCCCGGCATACTTTGCTTGAGCTGCTTTTGCAAAATATCCACCGCAGCGGAAGCCTCAATATTTTTTTGCTCTTCTGGTAACGCATCACTCTCTAGCAACCCTGATAAGGGGCGTTTTAACATTTCCGCCAGCTCTGCGAGTGTTGGCTCCCCTGCATGAAACACATCATCAGGATGCCCATATAATTCAACTGACAGTTCATGAAAGTCTTCAGAACCTCGAGCCTCGATCATACGAATGACATCACGATATTCTCGGCAAGCGCGTTTCATCAATTGCGTAATGGGGCTGAGCTGACCTAGTTGCCGGACAATATCGCGTTGTAATTCAGCAATCGCATGACGCAATTCAGCGGTATCAAAACCCGGCGCTCGCTGCTGATAATAGTCACGATTGATTTCGGGAAGCCGTGTTCCTTTGTGTTTGAAGAAATCTTCTCGCACCTGTCGCGGCCAGTTCACAGCGTCTAAAATACGAATTGGCGTTTGCAATTGTACGAGACGGTCAGAGAGTGCTCGAGCTTGTTCTAAAACATGCGCTTCCATCAACAAACCTTATTCACAAGTGAAGTCTTCAAAGTTCTATCACTATTGTGCGTTACATTGCCACAAAACTCACGTAAAACCAGTATACTTGCATAAGTTTTTTCATCCGCATTTTAGTGCAAGCAACATGAGAAAATACTGGCAAATATGAAGCACACGTTAATCATCGAAAATACTAGAGCTTGGCTCGAGCACTTTATTATTGCTGAGAATTTATGCCCGTTCGCACATAAAGAATTTGCTAGAGAAACAATACGTTATGCGGTACTTGAGAGTGATGATGAAAACGAAATCTACGATCAAATTGTGAGTGAGTTGAGTTACCTTGATAAACATAAAGATGTTCAAACGACACTATTAATTTGGCCTGAGCTAGACACGTTTGAGGTTTTCTTGAGTTTTGTTGGAATGGCAGAGATGATGATCCGCTCACATGGCCTCGAAGCAGCCTATCAACTCGCCCATTTTCACCCTCAGTATGTATTTTCAGGTGTTGCTATCGATGCAGCCGAGAATTACACGAACCGCTCACCCTACCCCATACTTCATATATTGAGAGTTGAGGAGATGGCGAAAGCACTAGAACGCTACAAAAACCCGGAAATGATTCCAGAGAACAATATAGCCCGTATGAATAAAATAGGTAGCGCCGAACTCGAGGCAAAGCTACGAAGTTGGCAGGGTAAATCCGATATAAAAACAAAACCATGAACAAAGATGGTCGGCGAGACTGGATTCGAACCAGCGACCCCTTGGACCCAAACCAAGTGCGCTACCAAGCTGCGCTACTCGCCGACGACATGTTCTTGAAAATTGTTCGCAGGAAAAAGATGGGGTGGATGATGGGACTCGAACCCACGACAACCGGAATCACAATCCGGGGCTCTACCAACTGAGCTACACCCACCACTGATGACAATCCCTTACAACGCTGGCACGCCCGGCAGGATTCGAACCTGCGACCGACGGCTTAGAAGGCCGTTGCTCTATCCAGCTGAGCTACGGGCGCGCGGTGTAAGCGGTATTCCTGCTGTGGCATCGCGTTGTAAATGGTCGGCGAGACTGGATTCGAACCAGCGACCCCTTGGACCCAAACCAAGTGCGCTACCAAGCTGCGCTACTCGCCGACATTATTTACTTTGCATTACCTCCGACCACTGCTGCGCCGGGTGACAACGGGGGCGAATATTACCGTTACCGTGTCGTGTCGTCAAACCTTTTTTCAGGCTTGTCGCACAGTTGGCTAATTTTAAAACAGTGCCCACGCGAAAACGATTTGTGAACCAGTAGTTCTGTTCATTAATGTTGTTTTTTGACACAATATAGGGCCATCACACTCCTTACTTTTAGCGGACCAAACTTCATGACACATCTGGCTCAAATTATCGATGGGAAAGCGATCGCAGCGTCTATTCGCGGACAAGTACAAGCGCGCGTAACCGAGCGCACTAAGAAAGGGTTACGTGCCCCATGTCTTGCGGTCGTGCTAGTAGGTGAAGATGCAGCGTCTAAAGTTTATGTAGGAAGTAAGCGCAAAGCTTGCGATGAGGTTGGTTTTATTTCCAAGGCGTATGATTTGCCAGTCACCGTTTCCCAAACTACTCTCGAGAATTTGATCGAAGACTTAAATAATGATCCCTCAGTCGATGGAATTCTTGTGCAATTACCATTACCCGCAGGTATCGATACCACAAAAATAATTGAGCGCATTTCCCCCCAAAAAGATGTCGATGGCTTTCATCCATATAATATCGGCCGGCTTGCACAACGAATTCCACTCCTACGCCCTTGCACACCATGGGGAGTGATGAAGTTAATCGAGAGTACTGGAACCGATCTTCATGGAAAACATGCCGTGATCGTGGGTGCTTCGAACATTGTTGGCCGTCCTATGAGCCTAGAGCTTCTGCTTGGTGGTGCGACGACCACCGTATGTCACCGCTTCACGCAAGATCTTCAGGCGCATGTGGAGCGCGCTGACGTGATCGTAGTTGCAGTAGGGAAACCTGCTTTCATTCCAGGACACTGGGTAAAGGGAGGCGCAATTGTCATCGATGTTGGCATTAATCGTCTCTCCGATGGCAGCCTATCAGGCGACGTAGAGTATGAGGCGGCAGCTGAACGCGCAAGTTGGATTACGCCCGTTCCAGGGGGTGTTGGCCCCATGACTGTTGCTTGTTTAATGGAAAACACTCTCGTTGCTTGCGAGAAATTCCATACCCCTAACGACGAACTGTAAGGTTATTTTTTAAAGAAAATCGAATCTCCTTTTCGATTGCAAAGTTTGGCTGCCCCCCGGCAGTCATTGGCATGCAGTAGTCTGGAGCCATTGCGCTTTGCTGCGCCCTACCAATAATGACATTCACGAGCGGAATCTTGAGTGGAAAGCACCATTTAATTCTCAGTGTAGGAGTCGTAAATTGCAGCCAGTTGAGTTGCTCTTGTCGGGTAAAATCGGCAAGTCTTAGCCGAGCAAAATCGACCCTTAACTCCTCGTTACCATAGGCATCCAGTTGCGTAAACTTTGGGTCATAGAAATCCTCATGGAGTTGAATCTCAACGATCGGTGGTGAGACTCCAAGTCCAGGTAAGGGTTTCATTCGATGCCAAAAAATCGCCAATTGTTCGTTGTAGTCGTCTGGATGAACCGCAGCATAATTCGCGACATAAATGGTAGCGGTATGCATTAATGCACCAGCCAAAAGAATCCAACAAATCTGCACAAAGCCAGCTACAACCGTGAGTAACAGTGGGAACGCAAGTAACGATTCCACCATAGACTGCCCGTGTTGCGAGGGTCGGTTAAAGCGAGTGCCTTTCATTATTGACAGCCTCCACTGGCAAGACACGCCGCCCACTCAGCCCGAAGCAACTCAAATTGCTGCTGGAGTTCAGACAAATAGACACTGCCGGTGAAGAAATCTTGGGCGGTAATCAACTCAGCCGAAAGCGCTTGGGTTTCTAATGTCAGGGTTTCTAGTGTGTCGATATAGGCATACTCGGCATTCATTTCACTCACCTGCAAACGCTCGATCGACATATCCGTCGCGACCAGATCTTGTATTTGTGCAAAATCAGCGGTGAACTGGGAAGTTGTAACCACATCAATATCAGCTGTTTCAGCGGTTAGTAAATTTGCTTCTAATACTGAGGACACCGCCACAGATTCAGTCGTAAGTGTCTCGCTCGACAGCGACTCAATATATGCAGAATCCACCTGCATCAATTCAGTAGTTAGTCGACCCACATTTGAGAGAGCATGCTGATTCATATCTAGATCGGCTTCCATTCGGTTCAACTCAGGAGCACCGGGAATTGCAACGCGGTGCAAAGCCATCGACAGTGCTTCCCGTTCGAAAGTAGAACCTATCGTCAACGTAATTTGATCTGAGACCGCCTTTGCATTCAGAACTTGAGCGGCGATGGCCTTTGCAATAAAAGCGCTTGGATAGCGAACTTCAATATCCACCTCATCTTCACGCAGAGTCAATTGATAGGGTTCATTCCAAGGTGTGGTGCTGCGCGTCATAGACAATTCTGCAGGCGCCGATGGAAACCGCCTCTGTTGTGCCTCGAAGCGCTGAACTTCCGCAGTAATCGCTTGTAAATGTGAGGTTGCCGCGTCTATTAGCTGAGCACGGTGTTCTTGGCTTTTGAATTGCATTAAAACCAAAAAGAAGCCACTTATCAGCACAAGTGCAATCGACACCTCAATGAGGCTAAACCCACTAGCTTTCTTGATCACAATGCATACTCTTCTCGACGTTGACTTCTGACTGGCCAAATAAAAATGCTTCATCGCGCAACCGCTGATAGGTTTCTTGGTCAATCTGACAATATTTGACGGCGACTTCTGGCGTATACTCAACGCGCTGTACGATAAGAACGCTGGTAAATCCAACGCCTATCGCAAGCACCCAAATAAACTCAAGAAATGTAAATGACATCTCTAACCTTGAAAGCGAACTTCAAGGCTTCCGCCGCTAAAAGAGACTTGATCGGATATTTCTGAATAATCTCGCACTAAACGCTCACCCTCTTCGTCGAGTCGAATATCGGTAATTGTCACTAAGTAACGAGTCGCATCACTATTATCTGCGGTGACCTCGACATCACCACCCCAGGGGTTAATTTCACTGCCATCGCCCCACTCGATCGGGACCGCCGCTACCGATGATAGATTTTCTATCGAAACCCCCGTGTAGATACCATTTCTTGGGCGCCACTGTTGCAGACCAGACTGCAGCGTTGCAATTTGAGCCTTGGTTTCGGCAATGCGAGCATTGCTTGCCGCCCAATCTCGTAATGCAAGCACTCCCATAGTTGCCAAAGCAATAATGCTAAGTACCGCGAGCACTTCAATAAAGGTAAATCCTGTTACTTTTTTCATTTCGCTTTCCTTGCCTGTTAATGGTGAATAAACGTTTAACTTTCAATTAGTAACTCCAGTCTTCAAGCATTTGCATAACCGCTTGAGCTGCGCCGGTTGCCGACCAGCTGACCAGTACCGCAGACAGACCGTACAGAGTCCAAACGGAAACACGCAGCCGCTGGACAATCATTGCATTGGCGCGTTCGAGCAAGTTCACCGCGAGCTGTGAAATTTGCTCACTACGTTTTCTCTGATGTCCGGAAGACATTCGAAGTCGCATGAGCGCCGAAGAATCCAGCAATCCGGAATTCATGATTTCCGCTAGGTCTGTCATTCCTGCGCCATATTGTTTCAACATGAAGGCATAATGATAGTGAGCGAGCCCTTTGGCATGTTGGCGTAATATGACACAGGAGGTTGCTAGGTTTTGTGCGTATTGGGCCATGAGGCTCAATTGATTTAACACACTGACAGCACAGATAAGCTTGTATATTTGTACTGCATTAAAAACGGTCAAGGATTTGAGCAATAACCACATGTTTTTATAAATAATAAGGTAGCCGAATGTGAGTAAAGCCACGAAAATGAGCACTGCACTCCACCCCCAATCGAGTGTAAACGTCGCAAATTGAACGAGCGTTCTTGAAATTAAAGGTAAGCTCGTGAGCTGTTCACTCTGCACCAGTCGAGGAATAATTTGTGCGCCGATAAAAGTAACTGCCACTAAACTTGTCAGTAAGAGCACCATGGGATAGCTCAGTTGCCTCATAATCGTTGCAAGCAAACCTCTCATTTTCTGGTAGTTTTGTAAGCGCTCCTGCATCGCTTTTCTCATTTGACGAGCCTCTAAACCAGAGTCAAGAATGACCACAATGTCATTTATTGCCCACCCTGCGAAACATTGCCCGAGGCTTTTACCGCTGCTTAACTCATCGAGAATAAAAGATGCGCAGTTTTTTAACCGATGTTGCTGCAACTCTGCTGCTGAGGTTTGAATTAATTGCAACGCTTGCCAAGTATTGATGCCCTGCTGCATCCAATCCAGTAAATCGATCGCTAACTGAAATTGTTCTGATGAATTTATTTTCGGAGTGCTTCGGCTCATAAGGCCGCCTCACTCGGCTGCGCCGTGCCATTCGTGATGCGCATATCGGGTACTAGCTCAATAGCGTGAAGCGGATCGACCGTGCCCATCTTAATTAACGTCATTGCGTCAATCGCCATCGAGTCCCACCCCTGACTGAGCAAATGTTTGCGCCATTTCCCCCAATCTTCAGCGCGAATCAGCGCGGTATCCGCAAATTCAGGTGTAACCAACTCAGACACGGCGACGCGTCCAACCAACCCAGTATGCTGGCAATTTTCACAACCATTTTTTGCCTGTTTAAAGTGCAGCCCCCAGCGCGCTGAAACATTCTCAACTTTACAAGCGGGGCATAGTTTCGGAATGAGCCTTTGTGCTAGTAAACCTGCGAATAGGCCGGGTTGGCTGAGCTGTGAGGGACTGAGCCCTAAATCGAGTAGCCGAGCCACGATACCTAGTGCGTCATTTGCATGGATTGTCGACACCACCAGATGCCCTGTGAGTGCGGCTGAGATTGCAGCATTAGCAGTTTGGCGATCCCGTATTTCACTGACCTCCACTAAGTCAGGGTCTTCTCTCAAAACCGCCTTGATCATTTTTGCAAATGCTTCATGATCTTGGTCGGTTGGAACAAATTTCTGTTCAATTTGGGGCTGAATAATCTCGATCGGATCTTCAAGCGAAATAACCTTCCGAGTGTTCGGAACCAATTTATTTAAACCAGCCAAAGTTGTGGTTTTGCCATGTCCTGTAGGACCTGAAATAAGTAACAACCCAGTTGCTTGTTGCATGATTTGCCCGAGCTGACTGAGCCGAGCCGAATTGAAACCCAGTGATGATAACTCTGGTTGCTGCTGTTGCTCACTCGGCTGCAAACGCAACGTGACCGAAAATCCGTCACGGCATGGTGACTTCTGGGTTCGAATACGCATTGTTTGGCCCGTTTCCGGGAGTACCAAGGAAATACTGGCACTACTCATGTGACGTTCATCAAACACGTCATGAAAATCATCTGATTGAGTGTTTAGTGCCGCTGCAATGGCCTCGGTAACAGAGGCACGACTCCGAGAGGCTTGAACCTGTATTTGACCGTGAATACGATAAGCGATTCTTGCTTCTCGCGCAGCCATTCGCAAATGAATGTCAGTGGCTTGCATTCGATATGCATCCGCTACGATATCTATGAGTGCCTGCTTGGCCATCGACTTGGCGCCCTGCTCAAAACTAAGTGAAATCGCTCTCTCTCGTCTCGCGGCCTCAGCCTCCGTGAGTGTTTGACGAATGAGCGCACTGTCGCATTTAGCCCAATGAAGTTTTGGATAGATTCTTTTCGCAAGCGCATCGAGTTCTACGATAGCCGCAAGATTTTGCTCCCATACAAAAGGCGATGCCACTAAGTAACCGCTATCAAGAACAACCATTGCGGCCTCTAGCGCTGACCATTGACCATTAAAATCCAAGCAAATGTCGAGGAGCTGAGGGCACGCCTGTGCATGGGATAATTGATATTTAGTGAAGACCGTTAACATTAGTAAAACCCCATCGTAAGCTGATGAGTTTGGTCTTGTGCGTGGAGCAATACATGACGAGGTTTAACCTCCACGCGAATTTCACCAAGTAAGACATCGTTTGAGCGTACTGAAAATATATGATCACCGTAGGCGAGGCGTGCGGTAATTTTGGCGCCTCGCTGCCAAATTCCTAAGAGTCTGAAACGTTTCAAATCGGCTTGGAATGAAACATTCGAGACTTCTTCATGACTCTCCTGCAACGAGGAAGGAGACACCAAAATGGAAAGTTGGCGCATCGCATGCATGGCTTCAGCGGCTTGCAATTGATATTGGAGTTGGCGTGCGCGTGACTCAGCTTGCTCTTCGAGTAACCGTTGATTTCTTAACGATAATGCCAGCTGTTGGTGTTGCTTGCCTTCCTCAGGAAAAATAGCATGCTCGGTAAGTAACTGCTGTTGCTGCTCTTGATTGCGAAGATAGTCTTCTGTACTTTCCGTATTCGCCTGTAACGTGACAGCTAATGTCGACAACATGATAATAAAGTTACCCATGCTCCTGCACCCCTACACCCAGTAACTCGATATGGCCCGATACTTGTTCACCATTGCGCTTCAGCTCGGCGCCCTGAATAGAGACCGGCAGCCCCTCCAAAATAGCGGCAAGTGTGAGTAGGTCGGGGAGATAGTGTTCTTTCAGCAAAACGGCTAACCGCTGTTGTTCAAACTTGCCGTGTGATTGATCCGGTACCGACAATAACTGTGCACCGGGTAACCAGAGTGCAAGTTGGTAATCGAGCCAATCCGATAACGCTTCAACTGAGTGCCAGCTCACATTATCGGTATTCGACATAGGAGGAGGTAGCTGTACATGCTGGGAGACTCGCCATTGGTCCTTGTTGACCGATAGTTCTAAATTCAGAGACTTAGTAAGCGATCGCAGTTGCCTTAAATTTCCTCCTTTTCGATCTAATTCGTATTCAATACGATTGGCAGTGTAACGAACCTGATTTAACTGCCAGCCACTCAACTGATTGAGTGCAGACTGCAGGTTATAATCCAACCTCAATAAGGGCGTTATACGCCCCGGCGCTTGCTCAAGAAGATCAATGACGGTCTGCTCCGGCGGCACTTTGACCACAGTGACTTCTGCAGGAGCGGGCCATTGATGCCAAATGCCAAGCAAAAGAACAGTGAGGCCTAGCGAAATACCAATAGGCCTTGCATGTTGCAACCGACTAAGACGACTATATCGCCCTCGATGTTTGCCTGTTGAACACGCTTCAACATTTGCAAAACCACGTTGATGACAGAGATTAATAGCGCGATTGAACGTATGTTCTGCATTCAATTGTGAGTGAATGGCCAAACTTGGTAATTCACTGCGACAAGTCGCTTCCAAGAGAATCTGTGCATGCTCAGGCTCTCCCAAATAAGCAAAACAAAGCTGTTCATCTCGAATTACGAGACAAAATATCGCGGTGCCTTGGCTTTCAATATAAGCACGATGTGCAGTCTGCGAGGCTTTCAACCAATTAAGGAAGTGCGAGCTAAGCGGTGATTGTAATGCTAACAACCATCGCTCTCCTTTCAACTGAAACATGACACCAACGCCATTTGGGTAGACCGAACGCGCTTTCTGGAATGCCGTACGTGCTCTGAATTTTCTTACCGGTAATGCAATCACACCATTCATAAAATAGCTCCTGTGTGAAGAATTCTCGGTGTGAGTAACACAATCGTCTCAGTGCGCTGCGAGGTAGAGCGGCGATTCCCGCCAAAGATCCAGGGCAAAATACCTTCCTCATTCTGCCAATGACGCTTGCCACTCTTAAGTCCAGAAATAAGCAGCGTTTGCTCATTCCCAACCAAAGACTTCATAAAGAATTTTTTGCGCGTTGTTTGTGGCGTTTGAATGGTGGTCTCACCTGAGGTGACTTCATCGATTCCCAACAAATCACTCAAGCCTGTTGAGACCTGCAAGAGCACTTGCTCATTTGAAATTTTCGGTAATACGAATAATTCAAATCCTGTA
This genomic interval from Idiomarinaceae bacterium HL-53 contains the following:
- a CDS encoding Type II secretion system (T2SS), protein F: MSRSTPKINSSEQFQLAIDLLDWMQQGINTWQALQLIQTSAAELQQHRLKNCASFILDELSSGKSLGQCFAGWAINDIVVILDSGLEARQMRKAMQERLQNYQKMRGLLATIMRQLSYPMVLLLTSLVAVTFIGAQIIPRLVQSEQLTSLPLISRTLVQFATFTLDWGWSAVLIFVALLTFGYLIIYKNMWLLLKSLTVFNAVQIYKLICAVSVLNQLSLMAQYAQNLATSCVILRQHAKGLAHYHYAFMLKQYGAGMTDLAEIMNSGLLDSSALMRLRMSSGHQRKRSEQISQLAVNLLERANAMIVQRLRVSVWTLYGLSAVLVSWSATGAAQAVMQMLEDWSY
- a CDS encoding prepilin-type N-terminal cleavage/methylation domain-containing protein, which encodes MKKVTGFTFIEVLAVLSIIALATMGVLALRDWAASNARIAETKAQIATLQSGLQQWRPRNGIYTGVSIENLSSVAAVPIEWGDGSEINPWGGDVEVTADNSDATRYLVTITDIRLDEEGERLVRDYSEISDQVSFSGGSLEVRFQG
- a CDS encoding general secretion pathway protein E, translating into MLTVFTKYQLSHAQACPQLLDICLDFNGQWSALEAAMVVLDSGYLVASPFVWEQNLAAIVELDALAKRIYPKLHWAKCDSALIRQTLTEAEAARRERAISLSFEQGAKSMAKQALIDIVADAYRMQATDIHLRMAAREARIAYRIHGQIQVQASRSRASVTEAIAAALNTQSDDFHDVFDERHMSSASISLVLPETGQTMRIRTQKSPCRDGFSVTLRLQPSEQQQQPELSSLGFNSARLSQLGQIMQQATGLLLISGPTGHGKTTTLAGLNKLVPNTRKVISLEDPIEIIQPQIEQKFVPTDQDHEAFAKMIKAVLREDPDLVEVSEIRDRQTANAAISAALTGHLVVSTIHANDALGIVARLLDLGLSPSQLSQPGLFAGLLAQRLIPKLCPACKVENVSARWGLHFKQAKNGCENCQHTGLVGRVAVSELVTPEFADTALIRAEDWGKWRKHLLSQGWDSMAIDAMTLIKMGTVDPLHAIELVPDMRITNGTAQPSEAAL
- a CDS encoding prepilin-type N-terminal cleavage/methylation domain-containing protein: MIKKASGFSLIEVSIALVLISGFFLVLMQFKSQEHRAQLIDAATSHLQAITAEVQRFEAQQRRFPSAPAELSMTRSTTPWNEPYQLTLREDEVDIEVRYPSAFIAKAIAAQVLNAKAVSDQITLTIGSTFEREALSMALHRVAIPGAPELNRMEADLDMNQHALSNVGRLTTELMQVDSAYIESLSSETLTTESVAVSSVLEANLLTAETADIDVVTTSQFTADFAQIQDLVATDMSIERLQVSEMNAEYAYIDTLETLTLETQALSAELITAQDFFTGSVYLSELQQQFELLRAEWAACLASGGCQ
- a CDS encoding methylenetetrahydrofolate dehydrogenase (NADP+) / methenyltetrahydrofolate cyclohydrolase; protein product: MTHLAQIIDGKAIAASIRGQVQARVTERTKKGLRAPCLAVVLVGEDAASKVYVGSKRKACDEVGFISKAYDLPVTVSQTTLENLIEDLNNDPSVDGILVQLPLPAGIDTTKIIERISPQKDVDGFHPYNIGRLAQRIPLLRPCTPWGVMKLIESTGTDLHGKHAVIVGASNIVGRPMSLELLLGGATTTVCHRFTQDLQAHVERADVIVVAVGKPAFIPGHWVKGGAIVIDVGINRLSDGSLSGDVEYEAAAERASWITPVPGGVGPMTVACLMENTLVACEKFHTPNDEL